A region of Nostoc sp. 'Peltigera membranacea cyanobiont' N6 DNA encodes the following proteins:
- a CDS encoding IS630 family transposase (programmed frameshift) — protein MGARLRVFLTDEQDRTLRNLRKEDVPQKVKDRAEVIRLNAHGWYVEKIASHFDWNEKTVRKVLHQWKNLGLEGLWESPGRGGKPKWKEDDIVFLEECLRKEPRTYNSPQLALKLKTERNIQMSPDRLRRVLKKGIDWKRARKSHKGKQDPIARANKQADLDMLELAAASGEIDLKYLDESGFCVWSEPGYTYYFRGEQKRLEQTKRRGRRLSIIGFLQPLISFVYGLVIGGVNRKSYIKMMDSEAQEAQKTGRTRVIVQDNGPIHRCREVQQLWKKWESQGLYIFFLPKYCSEMNPIELEWQHIKKDELSGQAFDDELDLAYAVINGVQARGEKSNHSTRRVKFNSSLSG, from the exons ATGGGCGCTCGTTTAAGAGTATTTCTAACTGATGAGCAAGACCGAACTTTGCGAAACCTGAGAAAAGAAGATGTGCCACAGAAAGTCAAAGATAGAGCGGAAGTAATCAGGCTAAATGCACATGGCTGGTATGTGGAGAAAATAGCATCTCACTTTGATTGGAACGAGAAAACAGTGAGAAAAGTCTTGCATCAATGGAAGAATCTCGGTTTAGAAGGACTTTGGGAATCACCCGGTCGAGGGGGAAAACCAAAATGGAAAGAGGATGACATAGTATTTTTAGAAGAATGCTTAAGAAAAGAGCCACGCACATATAATAGCCCTCAGTTAGCTCTGAAGTTAAAAACAGAACGCAACATACAGATGAGTCCCGATAGGTTAAGACGGGTACTC AAAAAGGGGATTGATTGGAAGCGCGCAAGAAAAAGTCATAAAGGCAAACAAGATCCGATAGCACGAGCAAACAAGCAAGCAGACCTAGATATGCTGGAATTAGCTGCTGCAAGCGGTGAAATCGATTTAAAGTACTTAGATGAATCAGGGTTTTGTGTGTGGAGTGAGCCTGGTTACACCTATTACTTTAGGGGTGAGCAAAAACGTTTAGAACAAACAAAACGCCGTGGTCGTAGATTAAGTATTATAGGATTTCTACAACCTTTAATAAGTTTTGTTTACGGTTTAGTTATCGGTGGTGTTAACCGTAAATCTTACATAAAAATGATGGACTCCGAAGCCCAGGAAGCACAAAAAACAGGACGTACCAGGGTAATTGTGCAAGATAACGGGCCAATACATCGATGCCGAGAAGTTCAGCAATTGTGGAAAAAATGGGAAAGTCAGGGTTTATACATATTTTTTCTACCAAAGTATTGCTCAGAAATGAATCCAATTGAATTGGAATGGCAACACATAAAAAAAGATGAGCTATCTGGGCAAGCATTTGATGATGAGTTAGACCTTGCTTACGCTGTAATCAATGGCGTCCAAGCTAGAGGGGAAAAAAGCAATCACAGTACACGACGTGTAAAATTTAACTCTAGCTTATCAGGTTGA